One window of candidate division KSB1 bacterium genomic DNA carries:
- a CDS encoding ABC transporter permease yields MFRNYLRISFRNVFKQKVYSFINISGLTVGITCCLLIYFYVGFELSYDGFHKKADRIYRLVVDIFPPNDGLVDHYATSGPGVAPVLESDYPEVEKAVRIRSIPDVLLKWGENQFYETFHFADSTFFDVFSFPLLLGDPVKALTDPFSLVLTEEMANKYFGTEDPLGKVVLVQDTVRFKITGVVKNVPANAHFTFDFLASYNTLPRMGRNISTWWSFGGYNYLLLTEGANPTAFSEKIRHVSEKYIPEQEKGSGYRQEYYLQSITAIHLNSERRSEWQANNKLAYIYIFSAIGIFILLIACINFMNLATARSIERSKEVGIRKVVGALRSQIAKQFLGEAIVLALISTVLSVFAMRILVPFFNDLTGKQLTINIANNFPLILIIVLLPIIVGVIAGSYPALFLSAFKPIDTVKGAFKSGTRGINLRKSLVVFQFAISVTLIISTLVIHKQLTYMRNQKLGFSKEQILVLPLHHDAGIRKKYELLKNRFLQNPQIDMCSISSGIPGRRLNNSVFRIEGNRVDSQYGTDAWNDMRFINVDTDFADIYNLEMLSGRFFSQEFETDAQSAFILNEAAVKKFDWGVVDRAIGKKIGFQSSSEGKVIGVVKNFHFKSLQSLIEPLIITSRNFSLNYISIKISGTGIRETLESIENVWNEFVPNRPFSFFFLDDEFDKQYRADEKVAGTFTAFAFIAIFVACLGLFGLASFTTEQRTKEIGIRKVLGASMAGIIKNLSADFIKLIILANLVAWPVSYFLMQKWLQDFAYRIDPNVLSFFFAGFISVAIAILTISYQAIKASLANPIDALRYE; encoded by the coding sequence ATGTTTAGAAATTATCTAAGAATCTCATTTCGAAATGTTTTCAAACAGAAAGTTTATTCATTTATCAATATATCAGGATTGACGGTAGGAATTACTTGTTGTTTATTGATTTATTTCTATGTAGGATTCGAGTTGAGCTATGATGGTTTCCATAAAAAAGCTGATCGGATTTATCGTTTAGTTGTCGATATTTTTCCGCCAAATGATGGCCTGGTAGATCATTATGCAACTTCGGGCCCCGGTGTAGCGCCAGTTTTGGAAAGCGATTACCCGGAAGTAGAAAAAGCTGTTAGAATCAGATCTATTCCGGACGTTCTACTGAAATGGGGAGAAAATCAGTTCTATGAAACATTTCATTTTGCCGATTCAACTTTTTTTGATGTATTTAGCTTCCCGCTTTTGTTGGGTGATCCTGTCAAAGCATTGACCGATCCGTTTTCTTTAGTACTAACGGAAGAAATGGCAAACAAATATTTTGGCACTGAAGATCCGTTGGGAAAGGTTGTTTTGGTGCAAGATACGGTTCGATTCAAAATAACGGGAGTCGTAAAGAATGTTCCGGCAAACGCTCATTTCACATTTGATTTTCTGGCATCATATAATACATTACCCCGCATGGGAAGGAATATCTCTACATGGTGGAGTTTTGGTGGTTATAATTACCTGTTATTGACCGAAGGTGCAAATCCAACCGCGTTTTCCGAAAAAATTCGCCATGTGTCAGAAAAGTATATCCCGGAGCAAGAGAAGGGCAGCGGCTATCGTCAGGAATATTATTTACAATCAATTACCGCTATTCATCTTAATTCAGAAAGAAGGAGTGAATGGCAGGCTAATAACAAATTGGCTTATATCTATATATTTTCAGCCATTGGAATTTTTATATTATTGATCGCTTGTATTAATTTTATGAACCTGGCCACAGCCCGTTCAATTGAAAGATCGAAAGAGGTGGGAATTCGTAAAGTCGTTGGCGCGCTGCGTTCCCAAATAGCCAAACAGTTCTTGGGGGAAGCTATTGTGCTGGCTTTGATATCGACGGTTTTGTCTGTATTTGCAATGAGAATCCTTGTTCCATTTTTTAATGACTTAACGGGTAAGCAACTGACAATAAATATTGCCAACAACTTCCCTTTGATTCTAATCATAGTCCTTTTACCAATAATTGTGGGGGTGATTGCGGGAAGCTATCCGGCGCTTTTTTTATCGGCTTTTAAACCCATTGACACAGTCAAAGGTGCATTTAAATCTGGCACTCGAGGCATCAATTTAAGAAAAAGTTTAGTCGTCTTTCAATTTGCAATTTCTGTGACACTCATAATTTCAACCCTGGTCATCCACAAACAATTGACTTATATGCGCAATCAAAAATTGGGATTCAGCAAAGAACAGATATTGGTTTTACCGTTACATCATGATGCGGGTATCAGGAAAAAGTATGAGTTGTTGAAAAATCGATTTCTGCAGAATCCTCAAATCGATATGTGCAGCATAAGTTCGGGTATTCCGGGAAGACGCTTGAATAATTCTGTCTTTCGGATCGAAGGTAATAGGGTCGATTCCCAGTACGGCACAGATGCCTGGAATGACATGCGGTTTATTAATGTGGATACTGATTTTGCAGACATCTACAATCTCGAAATGTTGTCAGGAAGGTTTTTTTCGCAGGAGTTTGAAACCGATGCTCAATCTGCTTTTATTCTAAATGAAGCTGCGGTAAAGAAATTTGACTGGGGTGTTGTGGATCGTGCCATTGGAAAGAAAATCGGTTTTCAGTCCAGTTCGGAAGGAAAAGTGATCGGTGTCGTTAAAAATTTCCATTTCAAATCATTGCAAAGTCTGATAGAACCATTAATCATTACTTCAAGGAACTTCAGCTTAAATTATATATCTATTAAGATAAGCGGCACCGGTATCCGTGAAACTTTGGAATCCATAGAAAATGTTTGGAACGAATTCGTACCCAACCGACCGTTTTCATTTTTCTTTTTAGATGATGAGTTTGACAAGCAATACCGGGCTGATGAAAAAGTTGCCGGGACCTTTACGGCCTTTGCTTTCATTGCGATTTTCGTTGCCTGTTTGGGTCTTTTTGGTCTTGCTTCATTTACAACTGAACAACGAACCAAAGAGATTGGTATACGGAAAGTTCTTGGGGCGTCAATGGCTGGAATCATCAAAAATTTATCTGCAGATTTCATCAAGCTAATCATTCTCGCAAATTTGGTTGCCTGGCCGGTATCCTATTTTTTAATGCAAAAATGGCTGCAAGATTTTGCTTACCGAATTGATCCGAATGTTTTGTCGTTTTTCTTTGCCGGATTTATTTCCGTTGCAATTGCAATCCTTACCATAAGTTACCAGGCGATAAAAGCATCGCTGGCTAACCCAATTGATGCGCTGCGCTATGAATGA